A section of the Gasterosteus aculeatus chromosome 10, fGasAcu3.hap1.1, whole genome shotgun sequence genome encodes:
- the LOC144383561 gene encoding uncharacterized protein LOC144383561, with product MSSVENLREFVNERLSAAAEEIFGVFKRTVVEYQEEIDRQRRLLDVFWKPEVRLHRIELPQSRVCKEEELLSDQQLCLQERKPSLDQEDPDPPEIKEEQEELCTSPEGEQLEPKQEAFTLTPTCEERGHGEDQLLDSCTDEAESVVQETSLEYISVESTAVVELNNDHQLLSHNPHESDGRDQKGVKLSLTSNKEPVPPSEKPFLCRDCGKYFQHRNSLLAHKRRSHSVDEPYVCNTCGKRFIYKSTFETHKTVHSEEKPFSCKTCGKHFKCSSYLKFHMTQVHTGKRPHSCSTCGKTFTKTSHLKSHILIHSGERPYSCITCGKTFTQSSRLKRHIIIHTGERPYSCITCGKTFSRPSTLTSHKRIHSGEKPYSCITCGKTFSRPSSLTSHKRIHTGEKPHSCITCGKTFSRPSSLTSHRRIHTGEKPYSCEICKRGFRSSSNLIDHMRRIHKGETS from the exons atgtcttcagttgagaatttgagagagtttgtcaacgagcgactatctgctgctgctgaagaaatattcggagtttttaaaagaaccgtcgtcgagtaccaggaagagatcgaccggcagcgcagactgttggatgttttttgGAAACCCGAAGTGAGGTTACACAGGATAG agctcccacagtcacgtgtctgtaaggaggaggagcttctctctgaccagcagctctgtctccaggagaggaagcccagtctggaccaagaggacccagatcctccagagattaaagaggaacaggaggaactctgcaccagtccagagggagagcagcttgaaccgaagcaggaggcctttacgttgactcctacttgtgaggaaagaggccacggtgaagatcaacttctggactcgtgtactgatgaagctgagagtgtggtacaggaaacatctctagaatacatttcagttgaaagcaccgctgtagttgaactaaacaatgaccaccagcttctctctcacaatcctcatgaatctgatggccgagatcagaaaggagtaaaacttagtttaacatcaaacaaGGAACCAGTTCCTCCGAGTGAGAAGCCGTTTTTGTGCAGAGATTGTGGGAAATACTTTCAACATAGAAATAGCTTGTTGGCCCACAAGAGAAGATCCCACAGTGTTGATGaaccatatgtatgcaacacctgtgggaaaagattcATTTATAAATCAACATTTGAGACTCATAAAACAGtccacagtgaagagaaaccattttcttgcaaaacatgtggaaaacatttcaaatgtagTAGTTACTTAAAGTTCCACATgacacaagtacacacagggAAAAGGCCACATTCTTGtagcacctgtgggaaaacattcactaagACCTCACATTTGAAGTCTCATATATTAATTCATAGTGGGGAGaggccatattcctgcatcacctgcgggaaaacattcactcagtCATCACGTTTGAAGCGTCATATAATAATCCACACTGGGGAGaggccatattcctgcatcacatgtggaaaaacattttctcgGCCTTCAACTTTGACGTCTCATAAAAGaattcatagtggggagaagccatattcctgcatcacatgtggaaaaacattctCTCGGCCTTCATCTTTGACGTCTCATAAAAGAATTCATACCGGGGAGAAGCCACATTCCTGCAtcacatgtggaaaaacattctCTCGGCCTTCATCTTTGACGTCTCATAGAAGAATTCatactggggagaagccatattcctgtgAAATATGTAAAAGAGGTTTCAGGAGTTCTAGTAACCTAATTGACCACATGAGAAGAATCCACAAGGGTGAGACGTCATAG